Proteins from one Pseudoalteromonas undina genomic window:
- a CDS encoding acyl-CoA thioesterase — translation MTFKVDFKVRDYECDLQGIVNNSVYFNYLEHARHEFLYAHGVDFAQLAKDKINLVVIRSEMDYKHSLLPGDEFYVAVEPVRISRLKFAFKQTVVRKQDEKMMLNALVIGTSVNEKGRPFLPPQIDNLFQAVA, via the coding sequence ATGACCTTTAAAGTAGACTTTAAGGTACGCGACTACGAATGTGACCTACAAGGTATTGTGAATAACAGTGTTTATTTTAATTATCTTGAGCACGCTCGCCACGAGTTTTTATACGCACACGGCGTTGATTTTGCACAACTTGCGAAAGATAAAATTAACTTAGTGGTGATACGCAGTGAAATGGATTACAAACATTCCCTACTACCAGGGGATGAGTTTTATGTGGCGGTAGAGCCTGTGCGTATTAGTCGTCTTAAGTTTGCATTTAAACAAACGGTAGTGCGCAAACAAGATGAAAAAATGATGCTCAATGCCTTGGTTATTGGTACATCGGTTAATGAGAAAGGTCGGCCATTTTTACCACCACAGATAGATAACTTATTCCAAGCCGTTGCATAG
- a CDS encoding META domain-containing protein, translated as MKLAAIPMLVIGLCVGCASTGTVTTEQLKYTQWQLSKVDDLAIPASFKASMSFIEALQINGFAGCNKFFGEGSLEDSSLSVSKLGMTRKSCGPELDEFEQQFLQALQQGAVLNMQDQTLVMQAEQKFVFIPK; from the coding sequence ATGAAATTAGCAGCAATACCGATGCTCGTAATCGGTTTATGTGTTGGTTGCGCATCAACAGGGACAGTTACCACTGAGCAGCTAAAATATACACAATGGCAATTATCAAAGGTTGATGATTTGGCTATTCCCGCGTCCTTTAAAGCATCAATGAGTTTTATAGAAGCGCTACAAATAAACGGCTTTGCCGGATGTAATAAGTTTTTTGGTGAAGGCTCACTTGAAGACAGTAGCCTGAGCGTAAGCAAATTAGGTATGACACGTAAATCATGTGGCCCTGAACTGGATGAGTTTGAACAACAGTTTTTACAAGCTCTGCAGCAAGGTGCAGTGCTTAACATGCAAGACCAAACATTGGTAATGCAAGCTGAACAAAAATTTGTGTTTATCCCAAAATAA
- the thiC gene encoding phosphomethylpyrimidine synthase ThiC, protein MSNTTNKATRRETRAAASDYIYNLTGQPFPSSHKVYVEGTQENVRVGMREITLSDTFIGGDEQNPVYESNAPLRVYDTSGPYTDPEFKLDVRKGLNKYREQWIESRNDTEVLESVTSQFAQQRMADDGLDHIRFEHLPKIRRAKTGKNVTQMHYARQGIVTPEMEYVAIRENMGRAQIREELLAAQHKGESFGASIPEFITPEFVRDEIARGRAILPNNINHPETEPMIVGRNFLVKVNANIGNSSVGSSIEEEVEKMVWSTRWGADTVMDLSTGRYIHETREWLVRNSPVPIGTVPIYQALEKVNGVAEDLTWEIFRDTLIEQAEQGVDYFTIHAGVLLRYVPMTAKRVTGIVSRGGSIMAKWCLAHHKENFLYTHFEDICEILKQYDVCFSLGDGLRPGSIADANDEAQFSELRTLGELTKIAWKHDVQVFIEGPGHVPMHMIKANMDEQLKHCDEAPFYTLGPLTTDIAPGYDHITSGIGAAQIAWYGCAMLCYVTPKEHLGLPNKEDVKEGLITYKIAAHAADLAKGHPGAQERDNALSKARFEFRWHDQFNIGLDPVRAREYHDETLPQESGKVAHFCSMCGPKFCSMKITQEVRDYAKDLQARGIDPNNVGDAIEIKMVDVEAEMKAKSEEFKQTGSEIYHKAI, encoded by the coding sequence ATGTCAAATACAACAAATAAAGCCACCCGTCGCGAAACTCGTGCGGCCGCATCAGATTATATTTATAACCTTACAGGGCAACCATTCCCAAGTTCTCATAAAGTGTATGTTGAAGGCACGCAAGAAAATGTACGTGTGGGTATGCGTGAAATCACATTGAGCGATACTTTTATTGGTGGTGATGAGCAAAACCCAGTATATGAGTCAAATGCACCACTGCGTGTTTACGATACATCAGGCCCGTATACCGACCCTGAATTTAAATTGGATGTGCGCAAGGGACTTAATAAATACCGTGAACAATGGATTGAGAGCCGTAATGATACCGAAGTACTCGAGTCGGTAACCTCACAGTTTGCACAGCAGCGTATGGCTGATGATGGGCTAGATCATATTCGCTTTGAACACTTGCCAAAAATTCGCCGTGCAAAAACGGGTAAAAATGTCACGCAAATGCATTATGCTCGCCAAGGGATAGTCACCCCAGAAATGGAATATGTAGCGATACGTGAAAACATGGGGCGTGCGCAAATACGTGAAGAGTTACTAGCTGCGCAGCATAAAGGGGAGTCGTTTGGCGCGAGTATTCCTGAGTTTATTACTCCTGAATTTGTTCGCGATGAAATTGCTCGTGGACGCGCTATTTTGCCTAATAATATTAATCACCCAGAAACCGAGCCTATGATTGTTGGTCGTAACTTTTTAGTTAAAGTTAACGCCAATATAGGTAATTCATCAGTGGGTTCATCTATCGAAGAAGAAGTTGAAAAAATGGTGTGGTCAACCCGCTGGGGTGCTGACACAGTAATGGATTTATCAACAGGACGTTACATTCACGAAACCCGTGAATGGCTGGTACGTAATTCACCAGTACCTATCGGTACTGTTCCAATTTACCAAGCACTTGAAAAAGTAAATGGCGTAGCAGAAGACCTAACCTGGGAAATATTTCGCGACACCCTGATTGAACAAGCAGAACAAGGCGTTGATTACTTTACCATTCATGCTGGTGTGCTGCTACGTTATGTACCAATGACAGCAAAGCGCGTAACCGGTATTGTGTCACGTGGTGGCTCAATTATGGCTAAATGGTGTTTAGCGCACCACAAAGAAAACTTCTTATACACTCACTTTGAAGATATTTGTGAAATTTTAAAACAATACGATGTGTGTTTTTCACTAGGGGACGGTTTACGTCCGGGTTCTATTGCCGATGCGAACGATGAAGCGCAATTTAGTGAGCTTCGTACCTTAGGGGAACTGACTAAAATAGCTTGGAAGCATGATGTACAAGTGTTCATAGAAGGCCCTGGGCATGTGCCTATGCATATGATCAAAGCCAATATGGATGAGCAACTTAAACATTGCGATGAAGCGCCATTTTATACCTTAGGCCCACTGACCACAGATATTGCCCCTGGGTATGATCATATTACCTCGGGTATTGGTGCAGCGCAGATTGCTTGGTATGGCTGTGCCATGTTGTGTTACGTAACACCCAAAGAGCATTTAGGTTTGCCAAATAAAGAAGACGTTAAAGAAGGCCTTATTACCTACAAAATTGCCGCTCATGCCGCCGATTTAGCGAAAGGTCACCCTGGCGCACAAGAGCGAGATAACGCGCTATCAAAAGCGCGCTTTGAATTTAGATGGCATGACCAATTTAATATTGGTTTAGACCCGGTTCGTGCCCGTGAATATCATGATGAAACACTGCCGCAAGAATCAGGCAAAGTGGCGCATTTTTGTTCTATGTGTGGCCCTAAATTTTGTTCCATGAAAATAACCCAAGAAGTACGCGACTACGCCAAAGATCTACAAGCGCGCGGTATTGATCCTAATAATGTGGGTGATGCCATTGAAATCAAAATGGTTGATGTTGAGGCCGAGATGAAAGCCAAATCTGAAGAGTTTAAGCAAACAGGCTCAGAGATTTACCATAAAGCAATATAA
- a CDS encoding FAD-dependent oxidoreductase yields MFYDIAVVGFGLAGRLAALELSKQHRVTVFEADDEHTQNSAGKVAAAMLAPLAESVMCERELALMGVDSITRWPAILEQLNSEVFFQQQGTLVVAHPQDKGDLQSFAQRIKPLLNFSAQAINAQQIEQLEPELAGRFSQGLFLPGEAQIDNQAFYKASFRLLNKRKVKFVFNQRASIFDNKVNNREFDYIIDCRGLGAKQEQPLRGVRGEVARLYAPEVNLSRPVRLMHPRYPIYIAPKPNHEYVIGATEIESQDNGAATVRSTLELLSAAYTVHSGFAEARLLNIQTGLRPAFSDNCPQVTQLGQVISINGLYRHGYMLAPSLVADAVARIE; encoded by the coding sequence ATGTTTTATGACATTGCTGTGGTGGGCTTTGGTTTAGCAGGGCGGTTGGCCGCGCTTGAGTTAAGTAAGCAACATCGTGTTACCGTATTTGAAGCCGATGATGAACATACTCAGAACAGTGCCGGTAAAGTGGCAGCAGCGATGCTAGCCCCCCTAGCTGAGTCTGTTATGTGCGAACGTGAATTGGCTTTAATGGGAGTGGATTCTATTACTCGCTGGCCTGCTATTTTAGAACAACTAAATAGCGAGGTATTTTTTCAACAGCAAGGTACCCTAGTGGTTGCTCATCCGCAGGATAAAGGCGACTTACAAAGCTTTGCACAGCGAATCAAGCCGTTACTAAATTTTAGTGCTCAAGCAATTAATGCACAGCAAATTGAGCAACTAGAACCTGAACTGGCTGGTCGATTTAGCCAAGGCCTATTTTTGCCCGGTGAAGCGCAGATAGATAACCAAGCCTTTTACAAAGCCAGCTTTAGGTTGCTAAATAAGCGCAAAGTAAAGTTTGTATTTAATCAGCGCGCCAGCATCTTTGATAACAAAGTGAATAATCGAGAGTTTGATTACATTATTGATTGCAGAGGGCTTGGAGCCAAACAAGAACAGCCCCTTCGAGGCGTGCGCGGGGAAGTGGCAAGACTCTATGCACCCGAGGTTAATTTATCTCGGCCAGTGAGGTTAATGCATCCGCGTTATCCTATTTATATAGCACCTAAGCCGAACCATGAATATGTGATTGGTGCCACCGAAATTGAGTCTCAAGATAACGGGGCGGCAACGGTGCGTTCAACGTTGGAGTTACTTTCAGCCGCTTATACAGTGCACAGCGGTTTTGCCGAGGCTCGACTGCTAAATATTCAAACCGGGCTTCGCCCTGCGTTTAGCGATAACTGCCCACAAGTTACACAACTGGGGCAGGTAATTAGTATTAATGGATTATACCGCCATGGCTACATGCTCGCGCCGAGTTTAGTTGCTGATGCTGTTGCCAGAATAGAGTGA
- the thiS gene encoding sulfur carrier protein ThiS, whose amino-acid sequence MDIIINGKELTLTSSELKQCLIEYGAKAPFSVAINGQFVPQEQHANYTLNDGDCIDVLSPIQGG is encoded by the coding sequence ATGGATATAATAATTAATGGTAAAGAGCTCACCCTAACAAGTAGCGAACTAAAACAGTGTTTAATTGAGTATGGTGCTAAAGCACCATTTTCAGTAGCCATTAATGGCCAGTTTGTACCTCAAGAGCAACATGCTAACTACACACTTAATGATGGTGATTGCATTGATGTGTTATCTCCGATTCAAGGAGGGTAA
- a CDS encoding thiazole synthase yields the protein MLPPDNITIYGEQFSSRLLIGSALYPSPATMTKAINASGADIVTVSLRRQQSAAAGDDFWQLIKNTGLKVLPNTAGCHSVKEVINLAKMCREVFATDWIKLELIGDDYNLQPDPFALLEATEILIKDGFKVLPYCTDDLVLCQRLDELGCEVLMPWGAPIGTGKGLLNSYNLKAIRERLPNSTLIVDAGLGLPSHACQALELGYDAVLLNSAIAGAGCPITMGRAFKAAVEAGRFAYNAKAMPEKDVAAPSTPTMGMPFWHQT from the coding sequence ATGTTACCTCCCGATAATATCACTATTTATGGCGAGCAATTTTCAAGCAGATTACTGATTGGCTCTGCGCTTTACCCATCTCCCGCGACGATGACAAAAGCAATTAATGCTTCAGGAGCGGATATTGTTACTGTGTCTTTACGTCGCCAGCAAAGTGCAGCCGCAGGAGATGATTTTTGGCAACTTATAAAGAATACAGGACTCAAAGTTTTACCTAACACAGCAGGATGTCACAGTGTTAAAGAGGTCATTAATTTAGCTAAAATGTGTCGAGAAGTATTTGCTACCGATTGGATTAAGCTGGAATTAATTGGCGATGACTATAACTTACAACCAGATCCTTTTGCTTTGCTTGAAGCCACTGAAATTTTAATCAAAGATGGGTTTAAAGTACTGCCTTACTGCACCGATGATTTAGTGCTTTGCCAACGATTAGATGAGTTAGGCTGCGAGGTGCTGATGCCATGGGGCGCGCCAATTGGTACCGGTAAGGGATTATTAAATAGTTATAACTTAAAGGCGATACGGGAGCGTTTACCTAACAGCACATTAATTGTTGATGCTGGGTTAGGTTTACCATCGCATGCCTGCCAAGCCTTAGAATTAGGGTATGATGCGGTATTATTAAATTCAGCCATAGCGGGTGCGGGTTGCCCTATTACCATGGGACGTGCATTTAAAGCAGCTGTTGAAGCAGGGCGCTTTGCTTATAACGCCAAAGCAATGCCAGAAAAAGACGTTGCGGCCCCATCAACCCCCACCATGGGTATGCCATTTTGGCATCAAACGTAA
- the thiE gene encoding thiamine phosphate synthase, with protein MNNVVWTIAGSDSGGGAGIQADIKAMQSFGVHGCTAITALTAQNSLGVEAINAVSTDVIESQLLALEKDMKAKVIKIGMLANVQQIQLISEHISHYKAKWPTPPVIVYDPVAIASSGDVLTEEDTVSAIKECLLPLVDVITPNTHETQLLTGVYLIGPAAIKEAASKLMAWGAKAVVIKGGHWDYPSGYCIDYCSQGNEEYWLGNEKIQVPHNHGTGCSMASVIAACLAKDYPLKDAFILAKAYINQGLKQSVRYGEGIGPVAQTSFPTDLAHYPQVIEAGSWLGDELDFDVPLDFNMAADFAACESKALGAYAVVDSVEWLEKCLQNGIKTAQLRVKNKSEDELEQLVASAVALGQQYSAHVFINDYWQLAIKHGAYGVHLGQEDLESANLAAIKEAGLRLGLSTHGFYEMLRAHNYRPSYMAFGAIYPTTTKDMAGQIQGLEKLTRFVPLMQSYPTVAIGGIDLNRAQEVAKTGVGSVAVVRAITEADDYVEAINTLKSVINENAC; from the coding sequence ATGAACAATGTAGTATGGACGATTGCGGGCTCAGACTCCGGCGGTGGCGCAGGTATTCAAGCTGATATTAAAGCAATGCAAAGCTTTGGTGTGCACGGTTGTACTGCGATTACCGCACTAACAGCACAAAACAGTTTAGGCGTTGAGGCGATTAATGCCGTCTCTACTGATGTGATTGAGTCGCAGTTATTGGCACTCGAAAAAGACATGAAAGCCAAAGTAATTAAAATTGGTATGTTAGCTAACGTGCAGCAAATTCAATTGATCAGTGAGCATATTAGCCATTACAAAGCGAAGTGGCCAACCCCGCCGGTGATTGTGTACGACCCTGTGGCTATTGCCTCAAGCGGTGACGTACTAACAGAAGAAGACACTGTAAGCGCGATTAAAGAATGCCTATTACCGCTGGTGGATGTAATTACCCCTAATACCCATGAAACACAGTTATTAACAGGTGTGTATTTAATTGGCCCCGCAGCAATTAAAGAAGCAGCAAGCAAACTAATGGCATGGGGTGCCAAAGCGGTGGTTATAAAAGGCGGGCATTGGGACTACCCAAGTGGTTACTGTATTGATTACTGCTCACAAGGTAATGAAGAGTACTGGTTGGGTAATGAAAAAATTCAGGTTCCGCACAATCATGGCACTGGCTGTAGTATGGCGTCTGTTATTGCTGCATGTCTTGCAAAAGACTATCCGTTAAAAGATGCGTTTATTTTAGCTAAAGCCTATATAAACCAAGGTTTAAAGCAATCAGTTCGCTATGGCGAGGGGATAGGGCCGGTTGCACAAACGTCGTTTCCGACTGACCTAGCGCATTACCCTCAAGTGATTGAAGCGGGTAGTTGGTTGGGTGATGAGCTAGATTTTGATGTACCGCTTGATTTTAATATGGCAGCTGACTTTGCTGCGTGTGAAAGCAAAGCGCTTGGCGCTTATGCGGTAGTCGATAGTGTAGAGTGGTTAGAAAAATGCTTACAAAATGGTATTAAAACAGCGCAGTTAAGAGTTAAAAATAAAAGCGAAGATGAGCTGGAACAATTAGTCGCAAGCGCGGTCGCTTTGGGTCAGCAATACAGTGCGCATGTGTTTATTAACGATTACTGGCAGCTGGCAATTAAACATGGCGCCTATGGTGTGCATTTAGGACAAGAAGACTTAGAGAGTGCAAATTTAGCGGCTATAAAAGAAGCAGGCCTGCGACTTGGGCTTTCTACCCATGGCTTTTATGAAATGCTTCGGGCGCATAATTACCGCCCAAGCTACATGGCCTTTGGCGCGATTTACCCTACCACCACCAAAGACATGGCAGGGCAAATTCAAGGGCTTGAAAAGCTAACTCGATTTGTGCCATTAATGCAAAGTTATCCTACTGTGGCTATTGGTGGAATTGATTTAAATAGGGCGCAAGAGGTTGCTAAAACTGGCGTGGGCAGTGTAGCCGTGGTACGTGCTATTACCGAGGCTGATGATTATGTAGAGGCAATCAATACCTTAAAATCGGTGATAAATGAGAATGCCTGCTAA
- a CDS encoding HesA/MoeB/ThiF family protein has product MRMPANMQTQQLSDKETLRYSRHLLLKEVGLEGQLTLKAATVAVVGAGGLGSPALLYLAAAGIGTLILIDDDTVELSNLQRQILYKVNHLGQQKVNAAGKVLASLNNQINIVTHSQKLSDANSDALFSNADIVLDCSDNFATRYTVNRFCVNNKTPLISAAALATQGQLMGFDFRQTDSPCYGCVFPQNDANPVVNCDNAGVISPLLGVIGSMQAQLTLNMLLGHCGGSVFITFDALSLKQQHFKMAKNLACRECGKYE; this is encoded by the coding sequence ATGAGAATGCCTGCTAACATGCAAACGCAGCAGCTCAGCGACAAAGAAACTCTACGTTATAGCCGCCACTTATTATTAAAAGAGGTGGGGCTTGAGGGGCAGTTAACACTTAAAGCGGCAACGGTTGCTGTGGTAGGTGCAGGTGGACTAGGAAGTCCTGCGCTACTTTATTTAGCAGCTGCTGGTATCGGCACACTAATATTAATTGATGACGATACCGTTGAACTCTCTAATTTACAGCGGCAAATACTGTATAAAGTGAATCACTTAGGGCAGCAAAAAGTAAATGCAGCAGGGAAGGTGCTTGCGAGCCTTAACAATCAAATAAACATAGTGACTCACTCGCAAAAGTTGAGCGATGCTAACAGTGATGCACTATTTAGTAACGCCGATATCGTACTTGATTGCTCTGATAACTTTGCGACTCGTTACACCGTCAATCGTTTTTGCGTAAACAACAAAACACCACTAATTTCTGCAGCAGCGCTAGCAACCCAAGGGCAATTAATGGGCTTTGACTTTAGGCAAACAGATAGCCCTTGCTATGGCTGCGTATTTCCACAAAATGATGCTAACCCTGTTGTTAATTGCGACAATGCGGGCGTTATTAGTCCCTTACTTGGTGTAATTGGCTCTATGCAGGCACAGCTAACTCTTAATATGTTGTTAGGTCATTGTGGTGGGAGTGTGTTTATAACCTTTGACGCATTAAGCTTAAAGCAACAGCATTTTAAGATGGCTAAAAATTTAGCGTGTAGAGAGTGCGGTAAGTATGAGTAA
- the asd gene encoding archaetidylserine decarboxylase (Phosphatidylserine decarboxylase is synthesized as a single chain precursor. Generation of the pyruvoyl active site from a Ser is coupled to cleavage of a Gly-Ser bond between the larger (beta) and smaller (alpha chains). It is an integral membrane protein.) has protein sequence MSLDKFKIAMQYAMPKHFISRVVGKLAAAKAGALTTTLIKLFIKQYKINMSEAKYSDPAHYKTFNEFFTRPLKDGARPMVEDEDIIIHPVDGAISQLGDIVDGQLIQAKGHDYSLQALLGGSEDDTTPFLGGKFATIYLAPKDYHRIHMPIDGTLSKMIYVPGDLFSVNPLTAQNVPNLFARNERVVAIFETEIGPLAMVLVGATIVASIETIWAGTVTPPAGSDVFSWNYPTKGENMITLKKGEEMGRFKLGSTVVLAWGADKADIFDDQRPETVTRLGTAFAKIDD, from the coding sequence GTGAGTTTAGATAAATTTAAAATCGCCATGCAATATGCTATGCCAAAGCACTTTATTTCTCGTGTAGTAGGTAAGCTTGCAGCTGCAAAAGCGGGCGCATTAACAACAACGCTAATTAAATTATTTATTAAACAATACAAAATAAATATGAGTGAGGCTAAATATTCTGACCCTGCTCACTATAAAACCTTTAATGAATTTTTTACCCGTCCGTTAAAAGACGGTGCTCGTCCCATGGTTGAAGATGAGGATATTATTATTCACCCTGTTGACGGCGCAATCAGCCAACTTGGCGATATTGTTGACGGCCAACTAATCCAAGCTAAAGGTCATGATTACAGCTTACAAGCGTTGCTAGGTGGCTCAGAAGACGACACAACGCCGTTTTTAGGCGGTAAATTTGCAACTATCTACTTGGCACCAAAAGACTACCACCGTATTCATATGCCAATTGATGGCACGCTAAGCAAAATGATTTACGTACCGGGCGATTTATTTTCGGTAAATCCACTTACCGCGCAAAACGTACCGAATTTATTTGCCCGTAACGAGCGTGTAGTAGCAATTTTTGAAACTGAAATTGGCCCGCTTGCTATGGTCCTTGTAGGCGCAACAATTGTTGCTAGCATAGAAACTATTTGGGCTGGCACAGTCACTCCACCAGCTGGCAGCGATGTGTTTAGCTGGAACTACCCAACTAAAGGCGAAAACATGATCACCCTTAAGAAAGGGGAAGAAATGGGCCGCTTTAAATTAGGCTCAACAGTTGTGCTTGCATGGGGTGCAGATAAAGCCGATATTTTTGATGATCAACGCCCTGAAACGGTAACTCGTTTAGGCACTGCGTTTGCAAAAATTGATGATTAA
- the rsgA gene encoding small ribosomal subunit biogenesis GTPase RsgA: MAKQKKLSKGQSRRIKANHQKRLSNADKKPAKVGAQEWQTDNLGQVENAIVISRFGQHADVETQNGDVLRCNIRRTVSNLVCGDEVLFRRAKVSEGDLAGVIEATQERRSQLTRPDFYDGVKVIAANIDQILMVSAVLPEFTPSIIDRYLIACEDMGIEPILVLNKIDLIDETGLNEIQQILDIYRKLNYQVLLVSNITGEGINELKEVLVEKNNIFVGQSGVGKSTLVNTVLPDAEILTKEVSENSGLGQHTTTVSRLHHLPSGGNLIDSPGIREFGLWHLDVERVTWCFKEFREFIGGCRFRDCKHLNDPGCIIQQAVADGDISKLRFESYHRILETMADGRAGARAPRV, encoded by the coding sequence GTGGCAAAACAGAAAAAATTAAGTAAAGGCCAATCCCGTAGGATCAAGGCCAATCATCAAAAGCGTTTATCGAATGCCGATAAAAAACCGGCAAAAGTCGGCGCGCAAGAGTGGCAAACAGATAATTTAGGTCAAGTGGAAAATGCGATTGTTATTAGCCGCTTTGGCCAACATGCCGACGTAGAAACCCAAAATGGCGATGTTCTTCGCTGTAATATTCGCCGTACCGTATCGAATTTAGTATGTGGCGATGAGGTATTATTTCGTCGTGCAAAAGTAAGTGAAGGCGATTTAGCGGGTGTTATTGAAGCAACTCAAGAACGTCGTTCACAGTTAACGCGCCCTGATTTTTACGACGGTGTAAAAGTTATTGCCGCGAATATAGACCAAATTTTAATGGTATCAGCAGTATTGCCTGAGTTTACGCCAAGCATTATCGACCGCTATTTAATTGCCTGCGAAGACATGGGCATTGAGCCGATTTTAGTACTTAATAAAATTGATTTAATTGATGAAACTGGTTTAAACGAAATCCAACAAATACTCGATATTTACCGCAAACTTAATTACCAGGTGCTGCTAGTTAGTAATATAACCGGCGAAGGCATTAATGAATTAAAAGAAGTACTTGTAGAAAAAAACAATATTTTTGTTGGCCAAAGTGGTGTGGGTAAATCCACCTTAGTAAACACAGTGCTGCCGGATGCTGAAATTTTGACTAAAGAAGTGTCTGAAAACAGCGGTCTAGGCCAGCACACCACCACAGTATCGCGTCTGCATCATTTACCAAGTGGCGGTAACTTAATTGATTCACCGGGTATTCGTGAGTTTGGTTTATGGCATTTAGATGTTGAACGAGTCACTTGGTGCTTTAAAGAATTTAGAGAGTTTATAGGTGGATGCCGTTTTAGAGACTGTAAACACTTAAACGATCCAGGCTGTATAATTCAGCAAGCAGTCGCTGATGGCGATATCTCAAAGTTACGTTTTGAAAGCTATCATCGTATTTTAGAAACCATGGCCGATGGCCGTGCCGGCGCGCGTGCGCCTCGCGTATAA
- the orn gene encoding oligoribonuclease, producing MTINKSNLIWLDLEMTGLEPETDKILEIATVVTDADLNILAEGPTIAIHQSDELLDGMDEWCTTQHGKSGLTARCKASTFDEAYAVEQTLAFLKQWVPAGASPMCGNSIGQDRRFMNRYMRELEDFFHYRNLDVSTIKELARRWKPDVLAQVNKKGSHLALDDIKDSIMELKVYREKFFNL from the coding sequence ATGACTATTAATAAATCAAATTTAATTTGGCTCGATCTGGAAATGACCGGACTTGAACCAGAGACTGACAAAATACTTGAAATTGCAACTGTTGTCACTGACGCTGATCTGAATATATTAGCCGAAGGGCCAACGATTGCCATTCATCAAAGTGATGAACTACTGGATGGCATGGATGAGTGGTGTACAACTCAGCATGGCAAATCTGGATTAACGGCTCGCTGTAAGGCAAGCACGTTTGATGAAGCTTATGCCGTGGAACAAACCCTCGCGTTTTTAAAGCAATGGGTGCCAGCGGGTGCTTCACCTATGTGTGGTAACTCGATAGGCCAAGACCGTCGCTTTATGAATAGGTATATGCGCGAGCTTGAAGACTTTTTTCATTACCGTAATTTAGATGTCAGTACCATTAAAGAACTTGCTCGTCGTTGGAAACCAGATGTGTTGGCTCAAGTGAATAAAAAAGGGTCGCATTTAGCGTTAGACGACATTAAAGATTCGATTATGGAATTAAAGGTTTACCGAGAAAAGTTTTTTAATTTATAA
- a CDS encoding secondary thiamine-phosphate synthase enzyme YjbQ — MSWSQTTITLKPRSRGFHLIDNDILNQLPQISQFKVGLLHLFIQHTSASLTINENADPTVRMDMESHFNQFVPERQPYYRHDYEGDDDMPAHIKTSTLGCELTIPISHGQLALGTWQGIYLGEHRDHGGSRHIIATLQGEAF, encoded by the coding sequence ATGAGCTGGTCGCAAACCACAATTACATTAAAGCCTCGCTCGCGGGGCTTTCATTTAATTGATAACGACATACTCAATCAACTCCCACAAATAAGCCAATTTAAAGTTGGTTTATTACACTTATTTATTCAACACACCTCAGCCAGCTTAACCATTAATGAAAATGCCGATCCTACCGTGCGTATGGATATGGAAAGCCACTTTAATCAATTTGTTCCAGAGCGCCAGCCTTATTACCGTCATGACTATGAAGGCGATGATGATATGCCTGCCCATATAAAAACCAGTACCTTAGGTTGCGAATTAACTATCCCGATTAGTCACGGTCAGTTAGCGCTGGGAACTTGGCAAGGAATATACTTAGGTGAGCACCGTGATCATGGTGGTTCAAGGCACATTATTGCAACTTTGCAAGGCGAAGCGTTTTAG